AACTGCTCAACTGCTCTTCCCTGCAAAGCCCCCGAGCACGGCATGGTACTGCAGCAGTCTCATGTTACCCATTTTGTTCCCAAGGGAGCTCTTAGGGGCTTTTTTTCTCAGCCAGAGCAGAGAAGCATTTAAGCTGCAGTGCCAAGCATTAAACACGTGCAGGGGAAAGCAGTAATACTCGCCTGGAGGCCCGGAGCTCCTCCCGTGTCTGGTGACACACCACAGGATATGGTTCAGGTGTAGGTTGGGGCCAGAGGCCttgtttcttggtttgtttttgatgATGCTGAGCTGAATCACGCTTTTCCTGCACCCAAACCAGGGGACCTGCTCATGAGGACACAGGCCGGTGCTGGTTTGGATGctgggggtggcactggggagaGCAAAGGGACCCTTCCCTATGGCCTGAGGGGAAAACGCAAAACAATCCCACTGCTGTCGCTGTAAAAAGGGCAGCGCTGAGCATTTTCAGTGTTCAAACAAGAGAGGTCCTTGTGTAGCCACCCATCAGCTACCACCTTGAAGCAGCTATTCTGTGAAGTGTAAGCACTGCACCCTactttttacagaaatgttagCGACCGTGCTGTCATCTGCGGGTTGCTAAGACGTCTGATTTcccaggaaacaaagaaatacacggcttaaaaataaaggcagcagAGGACTCATGAATTGTGTCTTGGTTCTTTTATTACACTGAAAAACTGTGTGGTACTACCCTACTGATAGAATAAAAGCTGTGGAaaacttttcttcagaaaggagaaaaaagtgacATAAAAATCGTTGTTGTTACAAATGATGAAGTTTGAGCTGGGACGTCTGGCTGTTATTTCCCAGTTGAGTAGGCTCTTGATGGAAGTTTCTGCTTTAAcaagctggggaggaaaagaagagaagtgGGTTAAgggatttgtttttcctgcaaatttGAAAAGATGCAGGGAAGTGTTTGCCTAGATGAAGGACATTAAAAAGGTTGTGTGCATCCAGATGTCAGATTTTAGTCATTGCTTTCCCACCCATCCTTACATGTGTTTTCTAGCTATGATTCGGAtcaataaaactgaattatggGGAATTGCTCCAGATGCAAAACAGACTGTGGGGTGTGTTGGAAACAGCCAGGGGTATTTGTTACCTGCGCTAGGTGTGCTGCAAGACCGGTTACAGAAATGGAAGGAGGGGATCAGAAATTTCTGTACAGTGCATTCCACCTTTCTAAAGTGAAGCCTTTTGCCTCCTGTGATAAAGTAGGTGTGGGTTTGGTAGCTACACCTTTTCCATGGTGTTAGCTGAGGGCTTGTGCTCACACCACAGCCCCGTTGCCCACAAGTCCCTGGCTCTGGTGGGCTGTGGACACCACCCCTCTGTGCAAGAAGCTGGTCTTCTTTGGCTTTAGCCAGCTCTTCCCACTCATGCCCTGAGCACTCTGAACCCCcactgggaaggagaggagggtCTGTCCTGCCTTGGAGCCGCAGGGCATCCGTGGGGACACACGGGCAATGTCTCGTGCGAGATGTTACCTTCCTCGACCGTGCGGTGGTAGAAGCACCAGGGGACACCAGCGGGGTGTGCCCGGAAGCAGCACTTCCTACTTGTGCACTCCTTGGCTGTGATGCCAGGGTAGCCGCAGTTCACTCGGATCCGAGGGTCGGCAGGACAGACTTTCTtaactgcagaaagcaaaaaggaagaaaggaagagggcTGCATTACTCTATGCTCCATGTACCTGGTGGCAGAATTCACAAATAGAAGGCAAATGTGGCCCATGAGCAAGCTCACCAACCACGGTGACCTTCTCCACACTGATTTCAGGCAGCAATACCACCCAAGTCCTTCCCGTGCCTGGTAGGCAAAACTAAATGCCAACAGATGAGGAACTGCTGCCACACCAGAGAGTCTAGAGGGGCCAAAATTCACCCCTTAAAAGTGTCTGGCAGGCAGCAATCCAGCCTGTCTCCCATGGTGGTACCACGGACACTGGCCTCAGGTAAGGGGCTGTCCCTGTCTTGCCCCAATCTTTAGGTGGCCATAGCCCACCTTTGCATGCCAGCTTCAGCTGTGGAGGGGAGGAAAGTCATTTAGGAGAAATCACAGCTCatccagaaaattaaaattaaaatcaaaggTACAGAGGGAACCTTTGTGGGGATGCAGCCAACAGATAGGAACTGCAGCTGTGGGGAATCTATGTTAAGAGTGCCCTTCCACAGCATCAAAACCTTTCACCACACAGCCCGAATAATTAAGTTTTCCTCTCCTGGAAGAGTTCTGCTCTGAAAATCAACTCTGTGAAAATGACACTTTAAGAAGCagccatttctttttcaatattttcattaaatgcaaGCAGTGTTCAAAGCAAAATCACTTTTTGTCCTCCAACAATTTGAGACCTTGTTGACCGATCTTGATTTGTATCAAGTTACTTTATTTGCTAACGTTGCCTTTGTACCCCCACTTCCCCTCATTTTGTGTTCCCAGGGCTGATTGTGCAACTGCTGAGGTTGAGCTGAAGTTGTCCTAAGGGGTTGGCACTGCAAGTGTAGCTTACACTCAGCAGTTACATAAAGTATGCACCCAGTCCTTGAAGGACTTGGGTCAGCAGCTCTAACCCTCTCTGAGAACACAAGGGCAAAAAATTGAAGCAGATGTTTGGATTTTCCAAGGGGTCTTTAGAAGGAAGAatctaataggaaaaaaaaaaaaaaaaaaaaaaaaaaaaaaagatctgctcTGGGATATTTTGGAAATTTCACTGAATGGAGACTGGGAGCAAAaacatgagaggaaaaaaagatctgcCCAGTGGAATTATACTgggaaacacacagaaaaggaagggagtgGCAAGTATCAACAcaatctaggaaaaaaaaaaaaaaaaaaaaaaagaggaaaaacctACAAGTTACAGGATGCCTGTGGTGTTAAACAACCACAGATGGATTAATCTGCTGAGGACTCTTTGTGACTCTTCACGATCTCTTCAACATGCAGTGCTGAAGTCCTTGTCAGCCACACAGAAAGCCCATTTAAATAAGTACAGAGGATCCTGTGGTCCACACTGACCAACAGGACCACAACTGgctgtgaaatatttctaaatatcaGCTTGGGCTATTTGATAACTAGAAgcctgaaggaaaaggaaatatcttgTGCAGAGAGGACGAGTTACAAGCCTGATGGACAAGCAGGATTTGACTTTGTACTTTCTTACCAGAGGTCTTCTCACAGAGGTTTGTGCCCGCTTCGTTGGCCtaagagcaaagcagagctaCTCCCTGGTTGTCCACATCTCCATATAAGCAAACACCAGGTAAATCAGTGTTCCTGGTGGAGATATTACCTTTCTTTGGTTTAGCGGTGAAGCACCAGGGGACGCCAGGAACTGAAGCGTTGAAGCAGcacccagctttcctgcagtcCGCTGCTGAGATTCCTGGGGGGCCACAGTTCTTCCGCTCCCTGGGGGCTATTTTACATTGGCATTTTGCTGTTGAGGACAGAAATCCTAAGTTACTGGGTGTCAGTTTGCACTTTTGTTAGTGGAGGTGCATTTATGAGGAGGCCACTGTAAGCAGTGAACTTTCCTAGACTCTGTCCATCTCGCAAGTGTACACTTTCTGTCACTCGCTAAGACCAGAAATTGTCTGTTTTAAGATCTTGTGGTAAAAAGATGGCAGGTGAAATTCTGGCCCCATTACGGTAAGGTCTGTACTTCGCCTGGAAGTATCTTGTGGTCTCATCTGCAGTCAACCCAGCCCAGCACAGTGGGGGCTGTGGACTTCAAACAGACCACATCAAACGgtacaaaacacagctttaggTGTTATGCTAGTAAATGTTTGTTGGTTTGCCCATGTCACGTGAAAAAAAGAACGAGTAAAGGGTCCTGTGGACATAAGACAGgtgtaaaaatgcaaaatctctGCTTTATCTTCAGGTAACTATAAAATCATAGGGTTAAGTGAGAATAGTCACAGctatacttttaatatttttagtctACTACATAGTCATCCACAACCAAGAAATTCTTGGCATGTCCGTAGGTGTCTGCTGTAGAGCAACTGGCTTTCCACTTCTTCAGTTGTCTATATGCcttctgctgcagaggcagaCAGACTTCTTCGAGATTGTATTCACATAGAAAAGTAGCATAAAACAGATGTCAGAAGACTACTTAGGCAGAGCTAGCTCCTGTTCCAGTCCCAGTCTTGTTCTAGTGAGCTCCTGAGCATTTCTGACCCTCTACCTTTGTGGCAGGGTCCTGGTTATGCCACCAACATAAGAGTTCACCTGTGggcttttttgctgttgttgctgccgtagttttctctgaaagacttttaaaaaagactCCAGCTTTGGGAATAGTGTCAGAACAAGACATTCACTGCCTGATACATGAACTGGAGGCATGCCCGTGCTGCCAGTACAATCAGTAGGTTCAAGCCCACATACATACCTGCAAAAGCAACAGGAGATAAATGTACTTACTCGGTGGTGCCTTCCCTTCTGTCGTGGTGATGAGGGCTACAACAAGGATGACGGAGAGCACGCAGATCCCTTTCAGATCCATTGCTCCTGGGAGCCCTCAGGCCTCCGCCTGTTCTGGCAGGGAAACTTGCTGGAAGAAAGGTGCTGCTTTCCCTTGAGCAGCTCGTTTTATACGGTCCTCATGTTTGCCTGGAGAGATCTGATAACATTGTTCCCTATGAAGCTTCACCCAGAtgctggctttttttgttgttgtttaactAGGAAATGTTGCCATGCATATTTTGATATCCTTGAGATAAATTTCTATGCTCCCGTGATCTATTGATCACATAGCTATTACGTACCCATAGATCACGTATCTATTACGTGATCCCATAATCTATTAATAGGACATTACTGCATGTCTCTGGCAGCCCGAGCTGATCTCATTGCTATTAGAGTATTTCAAATCTCTGAGCAGCTTTAAATGGTTGccactgctgaaaaatataatacacATATTTCCCTTCCAAGTGTGTCCTTCCTGACACAGATTTTCCCTGGCCTTAGTTTTGAGTTATGCTTACTTTGAAACCATGTAAGGCAGGACAGCTGAAGGTGTGACACCTTCAGGCTATGGGTCTCCCTTActtgggagagaaaaggaaagtttaTATGGGATCTCAGTCTGACTCACTGGAGTCTGTAGTTGCTCAGGGGCCAGATGCTAGCAGCCCGGATGATATTTTGGAGTAATTGTCCTGCACGAGGATGTTTACCTCATGGAAATCTTGCTTCTttaaagaacagttttcttctgaatattttctttttctttactaatCCCAACTAGCTGAACCTAGATGCAACATATATACACTATCAATTTCAAGGGTTTGTGACTTAGCCACCAGGGAATCCTTCCTGCTCATCATTAGATAAggatttaatgcatttttttgatCTTTGGTAGAATTACATCTTCATGCCTTTGATTATTATATGTGagtttgttttctgcctctttcctcAACAAGGTTCAAATCAAGAACCTTAAAATTCTGTGGTTGTGATTTGAAGGCAATTTATTTGTCAAGAAGCACTTTGAACCCGATAGAAGGGATTTGGGtctacaaggaaaaaattaacAGAGCTTGTTCTCCTGCTGTTTAACTTATTTGAGACTTTATTTATGTCCATCCCTATTGAATATATGGATAGCACTTCTCACCGAAAGCTGTGATTCAGAAATCAGACCCTGTGTATGCTTCATTGCACAAGGCAccaagctgcaggcagcagaggaccATGTGCCAGCCCTCATATCTCTCACTTCCATCCCCAGGAAGGAGCATCAGACCTAAAATTCACCTATTTTTCTCCATGCACACAACTTTGACTGCACTCCCAAAGGTCAGCGGCGATGCCTGGCCCGAGGGAAGTCAGGAGGGACTTTTCCACCGTCCTTCCTCAGCAGGCACCAGGAGGGATGGGCTGCAACGCTGCCTTTCTGTGGCAGCTTTGCGACCttcgtgctgctgcagcagctcacgGGAGATTATCAGCCCACGGCATGAGTCAGGCCAGCCACCGATAACACCTGTCCCTCCTGCCTCTTATGGGACATTAGTTAAGTCCTTATCTGCAAgctgtcacctcctgggccCGATCCCACCGTGCACACAAAGGCAAATCTTCCACCGAGTTCTCGCTGCGGAAAGGCTGCGTGATTGGCATCTTAAAACAAACACCCTGGAAGAAATAAGCTTCACGCTTGCTGCCAGCGGATTACTTTAAGATCTTTGATATGTTTATATAGCAAAGCCTTGGACATTATCTGGGGTTTCTCTGCAAATGTGTTTCCTTCCCTGAGGCTGGCATCCACCCAGACCTTTCGGTAGCTCTGCGTTGATCTCCCGAAGGGGGCTGGAAGGGCTCCTCAACACATCAACCAACAGCACTAATTAGATTTTCATCCTAAAGGGAGTTTGGGATGCTAAAGGGAATTTTCTTATGTGGTTAGAATGAGTACTACATGAAATATCTGTCATCAATCAACATCACTGTACATTAGCCCACAAAATAAATCTCAAGTTTTGCACATTCGTAAAAATAACTAACCATAAGAGATAAAAAGTCAGAGGCAGAGCAACAAGGAATCTCTCCAGTTTGGggatttttgggggggttgtCTTTGGTGATTTTGCTCCTTCAAGCTGTGCAAAGGATGCTCAGCAGAGGGGAGTACCCAGGAGCAGTGCCCGACTCACACCGTCACCTAGGCAAAGCTCACTTCATGCTGCTCACTGCAACGCTGTTTTTAGGCATGTTAATGGAAACTGTAGGAATGAGTAACCCTCTCCTCCCTTATGGTGAGGCTTGCTGTTTGCCTTGCTTCACGACAGCCGCTGGTGCCCTTGACTTCCCTCACAGAGCTTCTTCTCTAGCCCGAGTAGGAAATACCTGTGTTTTGAAGCTAAAAGGTCAATGCTTTGAGTGGGCGTGGGAGGGATCTAACCAGGCTTTGTGTAGATGTAGGTCTGCTGCAAAAACATGCCCAAGAATTTTGTTTCCCACAAAGCAAGCAGGAGGATGTTGTGCAGACCTTGTGCTGCAGCTTGGAGGTGGGCAGTGCGTGGGTGCTGCTCGCCTTTGCTGGGCACAGGTTGGGGCTGggttttccctttctctttcaggGAGGGCCCTGTTTTGGAAGCAGTCAGCCAAGCCAGGCTTCACAAGGGAGCTGAGAAAAGCcgctgctggaaaaaaaacagccgGACCTAACTGTGGAGCATGAGACCATAAAGCTTGAAGCAGCACATGCCAATAAACGCAGGCTGAAAGAAGGGACAGGTGAGACTTTGGAAAAATCTAAACACACATTTACACACATAAGCCCCTGGAGTCCAGCTGAAGACTGTGCTGCTCTCCAGTTGCACAACTGCTGTCCAGCTTATTTTGCAAACCATGCCTTAGAGAAACCTGTGCCTGTTGCTTAAAAATGCCAGACATCAGAGCAGGGGTAGGTGTTTTTCACTAAGTAGAGCAAGGCACCAAgtcagaagcaaacagaaacagagggAAGCTGTATGACCCTCACGTATACCCGCATTTGGGTGAACATTCCTGCAGGAGAAGAAGATGACTGCACCGTGCTTTGTGTCTGCTCAGATCACCCTCAGAGGGACCAAAGCCTGAACTGTACAGGTCTGGAGAAGGAactgcagaaggagaaagaagccTTGAGCTgtaaaggggagagaaaaagaaataaatatttatatatatattttttaaaaaaaaggaagctgtaaAGATAAGGGATACAACAGGGTCTCTGACAGTCCTCTGTGCTGTTTTCATGCATACACTGGGAGCAGTGAGAAAACCCTGGCATTTCTGGGGCAAATGAGGGAGAGGGCCATCAGCCTCCCACATATTTTAACAAGATGAATGAGCACACAAAAGCCCTCAGTTCAGGTTGTTATTTCCCTATCTACCAAATAACACTGCGggttcagaaaataaacagagaaaaccTTACATCTTAACCCTGGGAACGAATGGTTCAAAGTAAGCATTGAGAGCCCTTCAGTCATATCGCTTAGATAAATATACCTCCACGAGATATATTAACGTAGGTGTCCAAACCAACTTTAACTTGGTACGTACAAACCTTTTCAGgggactttttaaaaagaatacatCCTTTCTACAAACCAGAGGCAGTGCTGGAGAAGGGcttttgtcatatttttgtGGTCAGCATCTAACTGACCACAAggtaaactgaagaaaataattatgtgaAGTTAATCAAATATGTAACTCAGAGGTTAGTCAGATCTAAAAGTCTGAATTTCAACATCCAATACATTGCAAAAAGATTTGTTTGCAACTGCAAAGCTCAATTACAGTTTAGATATATAGATttgagcatatttttttcctaatgctctGGATTTTCCCACACTGCTTGCATTCACTTTTTGGGGGGAGCaccaaaacatcagaaaatgctTGCTGCTCCTGAGGTGAGGTGGGGACCAGTCTGTGGAAGAAAGGACACAGTGGCTGCAACCAGCAACAGGGAAAgacacatttcttcatttctgttctaGAGCCCGTCACTGCAGTGACCCAGAGAGGGGAAGAAACTCCTGAACTGGGCCTGAGAAATCTGGAAGATCTGGTTCAAGATGTGGCTGTTGAAGGGACTCTTTATGGTAATGATCATGATATATTCCATTTTAACATGCTCCAAGCAGTAAAAAAGCCCAAATCTTGATCTATTACAGAAATATGTAAGCAAGGGAAACATTAAAAGGAACTTAAAGGACGAGTAAGATGGGTGAAATGCTTGCAAACAGCAGGGTGGTGCTGTTTAGTGACACAATATCAGACCCTCAGGAGTAAATAGTTAccaccaaaatatatatatatgaaaaggaTATCCTCATGCATGCATTTAGGCCCAGAATAGTTAAATGATAGAACAAAGGGTgctactggaagaaaaaaaggctgtttgTTTCAAAgccaaataaagaaaacagaagaaaagactgactacagggaaataaaatcagaaagaggTAAACAAATAACTTCTAAGATAGGAGACAAAGGT
The nucleotide sequence above comes from Oxyura jamaicensis isolate SHBP4307 breed ruddy duck chromosome 1, BPBGC_Ojam_1.0, whole genome shotgun sequence. Encoded proteins:
- the LOC118177500 gene encoding trefoil factor 2-like, whose translation is MDLKGICVLSVILVVALITTTEGKAPPTKCQCKIAPRERKNCGPPGISAADCRKAGCCFNASVPGVPWCFTAKPKKVKKVCPADPRIRVNCGYPGITAKECTSRKCCFRAHPAGVPWCFYHRTVEEAC